In Triticum urartu cultivar G1812 chromosome 6, Tu2.1, whole genome shotgun sequence, the following proteins share a genomic window:
- the LOC125515810 gene encoding uncharacterized protein LOC125515810 has protein sequence MAVADAVLPSPPPPPPARIVVVVRFALTPMLALGRVLCVAGGALACLCFAAAWVTSVAAAAQIVARRSWGEGSAPFLFLQVLTYGALKVCVCSFLVFVALAVLWACVACVIALVSGSTPGFKKSASGPITRESVAGLFRLLRPAVLGLVADVAFFLLALAGLLVAMMSPHVEGSISQGEMVGSVIEDVGTFGIHARRDSLRCDPSSLS, from the exons ATGGCCGTCGCCGACGCGGTgctgccctcgccgccgccgccaccgccggcgcGGATCGTCGTCGTCGTGCGCTTCGCCCTCACCCCGATGCTGGCGCTCGGGCGCGTCCTCTGCGTCGCGGGGGGAGCCCTCGCCTGCCTGTGCTTCGCCGCTGCGTGGGTCACCTCCGTGGCCGCGGCTGCACAGATCGTGGCGCGCCGCTCCTGGGGCGAGGGCTCCGCCCCCTTCCTCTTCCTCCAGGTGCTCACGTACGGGGCTCTCAAGGTCTGCGTCTGCAGCTTCCTTGTGTTCGTCGCGCTTGCCGTCCTGTGGGCGTGCGTGGCCTGCGTGATTGCACTTGTATCTGGATCCACTCCGGGATTCAAGAAG AGCGCCTCCGGACCAATCACGCGGGAGTCGGTTGCAGGCTTGTTTAGGCTTCTGCGCCCTGCGGTGCTTGGATTGGTCGCGGATGTGGCCTTCTTCCTGCTAGCGCTCGCTGGTCTTCTGGTAGCAATGATGTCGCCACATGTGGAGGGATCGATATCTCAGGGGGAAATGGTTGGTTCTGTAATCGAGGATGTGGGGACATTTGGTATACACGCGAGACGCGACAGCTTGCGTTGTGATCCCAGCTCTCTTTCTTAG